From one Buchnera aphidicola (Cinara pseudotaxifoliae) genomic stretch:
- the rplN gene encoding 50S ribosomal protein L14: MIQVQTVLHVADNSGARLVMCIKVLGGSRRRYAGIGDIIKVAIKEAIPRSKVKKGDVMKAVIVRTKKGIRRPDGSMICFDNNACVMLNDTTGQPVGTRIFGPVTRELRTESFMKIISLAPEVL, from the coding sequence ATGATTCAAGTACAAACAGTTTTACATGTAGCTGATAATTCTGGAGCTCGGTTAGTTATGTGTATAAAGGTATTAGGTGGTTCTCGTCGACGTTATGCAGGTATTGGTGATATAATTAAGGTAGCAATTAAAGAAGCGATTCCTCGTAGTAAAGTTAAAAAAGGTGATGTTATGAAAGCAGTTATTGTTCGTACTAAAAAAGGGATTAGGAGACCGGATGGATCAATGATTTGTTTTGATAATAATGCATGTGTTATGTTAAACGATACAACCGGGCAACCTGTTGGGACTCGTATATTTGGTCCGGTTACAAGAGAATTAAGAACGGAATCTTTTATGAAAATTATTTCTTTAGCTCCAGAAGTATTATGA